One window of the Archangium primigenium genome contains the following:
- a CDS encoding AAA family ATPase produces MKILAIRGANLTSLTAFKLELDQPPLSAMGLFAITGATGAGKSTVLDAMCLALFDRTPRLGEGRGVPVGRAEEDEDARLRSHDVRGLLRRGTAEGFAEVDFLGRDGRKYRARWSVRRARNRAEGRLQDQEMQLTELTSEGVGPPIGRKKGEVLKAIEERLGLSFDQFRRSALLAQGEFAAFLRAKDEERAELLERMTGTEVYSRMSIAAHQRHRQAQEELAKLDQGVAAIQLLSEGERQALTDGLVGEERALAEAQASRTRAEGAVRWHEARAKHLAEEQDAEQARTRAEEALRAAEPRRQEWERVRAAEALRAPVSGVDAAAHERARTEAEATSRRAEEESARTGVHEREAAREAAEARREAAVRADAEARPTLVAAETLDTALQHVQEQAREATRKWEEARKLEAAAQGVLTALAEQETAALKRVEEIQLWRDKCKPVEAVAREWPRWEEELKRYQAVVEREAAVRPSLEDRRSRAEPLRLEAHRHEVAHREAAARWREAEARVVQTESEQGQDLGPERRRQREALRTRREVLKELDVARRAAREALDEAAQATRDVEEARTARATAEAEAVAARARCTEGELFLKEARRAFERARDAQGLTARRADLCDGEPCPLCGATEHPYRRAGAALEGLVEEGRARVAELEAGLQEATRAESAASAQAESAGQSLSRAEARRDAATKRGGVQREAWSQSRARLTEPRPPESVEAPDAERWLVDALEAARTRDEALRVEEEAAEQRAVKARAARKARDEARVAADAAEGAWRQADEASRRNAEEETRGQEEVERLSLSRRELQTALAVAFKDWPQWESDLSTNAGAFHTRCKKAVTNWNDKEKLLRQEEGTVRELAEKRAPAAATVELRQGQTEACARERTRVEAERDKTRAERAALCNGRPTAEVRAELERTLGVATREAEARKDDAAKAAQVLAVASTRTESASTAVVTATQAHERAESQLGALLAERGLSLAAVRGLLARDAAWCQSEERALNALTQELARCGSVWDERRARRERHEGTDVPALARDEASAALERARQEADARLRAAEGSRARLTLDDQARAKQGEQARLRAQRERDSEVWRTLSELIGSHDGKKFKVFAQSLTLDALLHYANAHLRELAPRYGLMRVPGHDLDLQVVDRDMGDEVRAVSSLSGGESFLVSLALALGLASLSSETTQVDTLFIDEGFGTLDPQTLEMALATLDALQATGRQVGIISHVSGLAERIGAQVRVVKQGAGRSLLKVVGDGGAFSELPATRRPSASVA; encoded by the coding sequence ATGAAGATCCTCGCCATCCGGGGCGCCAACCTCACCAGCCTCACGGCGTTCAAGCTGGAGTTGGATCAGCCGCCGCTCAGCGCCATGGGCCTGTTCGCCATCACCGGCGCCACGGGCGCGGGCAAGAGCACCGTGCTGGACGCCATGTGCCTGGCCCTCTTCGATCGCACGCCGCGCCTGGGCGAGGGTCGGGGCGTGCCCGTGGGCCGCGCCGAGGAGGACGAGGACGCGCGACTGCGCTCGCATGACGTCCGGGGCCTGTTGCGGCGCGGCACGGCGGAGGGCTTCGCCGAGGTGGACTTCCTCGGCCGGGATGGCCGCAAGTACCGGGCGCGCTGGTCCGTGCGGCGCGCGCGCAACCGCGCCGAGGGCCGATTGCAGGACCAGGAGATGCAGCTCACCGAGCTCACCTCGGAGGGCGTCGGGCCGCCCATCGGGCGCAAGAAGGGCGAGGTGCTCAAGGCCATCGAGGAGCGGCTGGGCCTGTCCTTCGATCAGTTCCGGCGCTCGGCGTTGCTCGCCCAGGGCGAGTTCGCCGCCTTCCTGCGCGCCAAGGACGAGGAGCGCGCGGAATTGCTCGAGCGCATGACGGGCACGGAGGTGTACAGCCGCATGTCCATCGCCGCGCACCAGCGCCACCGCCAGGCGCAGGAGGAATTGGCGAAGTTGGACCAGGGCGTGGCCGCCATCCAGTTGCTGTCCGAGGGCGAGCGTCAGGCGTTGACGGACGGGCTCGTGGGCGAGGAGCGGGCGCTGGCGGAGGCCCAGGCGTCACGGACGCGGGCGGAGGGCGCGGTGCGCTGGCACGAGGCGCGCGCGAAGCACCTGGCCGAGGAGCAGGACGCGGAGCAGGCGCGCACGCGCGCCGAGGAGGCCCTGCGGGCCGCGGAGCCCCGACGTCAGGAATGGGAGCGGGTCCGCGCGGCCGAGGCCCTGCGCGCGCCGGTGTCGGGCGTGGACGCGGCGGCGCACGAGCGGGCGCGCACGGAAGCGGAGGCGACGTCCCGGCGCGCGGAGGAGGAGTCGGCGCGCACGGGGGTGCACGAGCGGGAGGCGGCGCGCGAGGCGGCGGAGGCCCGGCGCGAGGCCGCGGTGCGCGCGGACGCCGAGGCCCGTCCGACCCTGGTGGCGGCGGAGACGCTGGACACGGCGCTCCAGCACGTCCAGGAGCAGGCGCGCGAGGCGACTCGCAAGTGGGAGGAGGCCCGGAAGCTGGAGGCGGCGGCCCAGGGCGTGCTCACGGCGCTGGCCGAGCAGGAAACCGCCGCGCTCAAACGCGTCGAGGAGATCCAGCTCTGGCGCGACAAGTGCAAACCCGTGGAGGCGGTGGCCCGGGAGTGGCCGCGCTGGGAAGAGGAGCTCAAGCGCTACCAGGCGGTGGTCGAGCGGGAGGCCGCGGTCCGCCCGTCGCTCGAGGACCGCCGCTCGCGCGCCGAGCCCTTGCGCCTGGAGGCCCACCGCCACGAGGTGGCGCACCGCGAGGCGGCCGCGCGGTGGCGTGAGGCGGAGGCGCGCGTCGTCCAGACCGAGTCCGAGCAGGGCCAGGACCTGGGCCCCGAGCGTCGACGGCAGCGCGAGGCATTGCGGACGCGGCGGGAAGTGTTGAAGGAGCTGGACGTGGCGCGGCGGGCGGCGCGGGAGGCCCTGGACGAGGCGGCCCAGGCCACGCGCGACGTGGAGGAGGCCCGGACGGCCCGCGCCACGGCCGAGGCCGAGGCGGTGGCCGCTCGGGCCCGGTGCACCGAGGGCGAGCTGTTCTTGAAGGAGGCGCGGCGCGCGTTCGAGCGGGCGCGGGACGCGCAGGGCCTCACCGCGCGCCGGGCGGATCTGTGTGACGGCGAGCCGTGTCCGTTGTGCGGCGCGACCGAGCACCCCTACCGCCGGGCCGGTGCGGCCCTGGAGGGTCTGGTCGAGGAGGGCCGCGCGCGAGTGGCCGAGCTGGAGGCCGGGCTCCAGGAGGCGACGCGCGCGGAGTCCGCCGCGAGTGCCCAGGCCGAGAGCGCGGGGCAGTCCCTGTCGCGGGCCGAGGCGCGACGCGACGCCGCCACGAAGCGGGGCGGGGTCCAGCGCGAGGCCTGGAGCCAGTCACGTGCCCGTCTCACGGAGCCGCGCCCGCCCGAGTCCGTCGAGGCACCCGACGCGGAGCGCTGGCTCGTGGATGCGCTCGAGGCGGCGCGAACGCGGGACGAGGCGCTGCGGGTGGAAGAGGAAGCCGCCGAGCAGCGGGCCGTCAAGGCCCGGGCCGCGCGCAAGGCGCGGGACGAGGCGCGCGTGGCGGCGGACGCGGCGGAGGGGGCCTGGCGTCAGGCGGACGAGGCCTCGCGGCGCAACGCCGAGGAGGAGACGCGGGGCCAGGAAGAGGTGGAGCGCCTGTCCCTGAGCCGGCGCGAACTCCAGACGGCCCTGGCGGTGGCCTTCAAGGACTGGCCCCAGTGGGAGTCGGACCTGTCCACGAACGCGGGGGCCTTCCACACGCGCTGCAAGAAGGCGGTGACGAACTGGAACGACAAGGAAAAGCTCCTGCGTCAGGAGGAGGGCACCGTCCGCGAACTGGCGGAGAAGCGCGCTCCGGCCGCGGCCACGGTGGAGCTGCGCCAGGGTCAGACGGAGGCGTGCGCGCGGGAGCGGACGCGGGTGGAGGCGGAGCGGGACAAGACGCGGGCCGAGCGCGCGGCGCTGTGCAACGGGCGGCCCACGGCCGAGGTGCGCGCGGAGCTGGAGCGGACGCTGGGCGTGGCGACGCGAGAGGCGGAGGCGCGCAAGGACGACGCCGCGAAGGCGGCCCAGGTGCTGGCCGTGGCGAGCACCCGCACCGAGTCGGCCTCCACGGCCGTGGTGACCGCGACCCAGGCCCACGAGCGCGCCGAGTCGCAGCTCGGCGCACTGCTCGCCGAGCGGGGGTTGTCGCTGGCGGCCGTCCGCGGCCTGCTCGCGCGCGACGCCGCGTGGTGTCAGTCCGAGGAGCGGGCCCTCAACGCGCTCACCCAGGAGCTCGCCCGGTGCGGCTCCGTGTGGGACGAGCGCCGCGCCCGGCGCGAGCGGCACGAGGGCACCGACGTGCCCGCCCTGGCGCGGGACGAGGCCTCGGCGGCGCTGGAGCGCGCCCGGCAAGAGGCGGACGCGCGACTGCGCGCGGCGGAGGGCTCGCGGGCCCGGCTCACGCTGGATGACCAGGCGCGCGCGAAGCAGGGCGAGCAGGCCCGGCTGCGCGCCCAGCGCGAGCGCGACAGCGAGGTGTGGCGCACGCTCAGCGAGCTCATCGGCTCGCACGATGGCAAGAAGTTCAAGGTGTTCGCCCAGAGCCTCACCCTGGACGCCCTGCTGCACTACGCCAACGCGCACCTGCGGGAGCTGGCGCCGCGCTACGGCCTCATGCGGGTGCCGGGGCATGACCTGGACCTCCAGGTGGTGGACCGGGACATGGGCGACGAGGTGCGGGCCGTCTCCAGTCTCTCGGGCGGTGAGAGTTTCCTCGTGTCCCTGGCGCTGGCGCTGGGCCTCGCCTCGCTCTCCTCCGAGACGACCCAGGTGGACACGCTCTTCATCGACGAGGGCTTCGGGACGTTGGATCCCCAGACCCTGGAGATGGCGCTGGCCACGCTCGACGCGCTCCAGGCCACGGGCCGTCAGGTGGGCATCATTTCCCACGTGTCCGGATTGGCCGAGCGCATTGGCGCGCAGGTGCGCGTGGTGAAGCAGGGCGCGGGTCGCAGTCTGCTCAAGGTAGTGGGCGACGGCGGCGCCTTCAGTGAGCTGCCCGCCACCCGTCGGCCCTCCGCGTCGGTGGCCTAG
- a CDS encoding exonuclease SbcCD subunit D C-terminal domain-containing protein, with the protein MRLLHTSDWHLGHTLYDTTREAEHAAFLEWLLDTLEAREVDALLVAGDIFDTSNPSAEAQAAWYRFVAQARRRRPEMDVVVIGGNHDSAARLDAPHPLLTAMGVRVVGGLSRPGEPVDLERLVVPLHDARGAVGAWVAAVPYLRPADLPLFPEEVGDRLIEGVRAVYTEVLDAARARRAPGQALVAMGHCYMVGTELSELSERRILGGNQHALPVDLFPEDVAYAALGHLHKAQRVGGREGVRYSGSPLPLSLSERNYAHQVLLVEMEGERLGRVESLPVPRTAEILRVPERGESPLDAVVKALQALPPADAALPDWRRPYLEVGVELSRPEPSLRRQVEAALEGKHARLVKLTPRYTGSGHALSEAAPGASLKDRTPEDVFRARYARDYTEPLSPQLLEAFHLLLTQVQEDAS; encoded by the coding sequence ATGCGGCTGCTGCACACGTCGGATTGGCACCTGGGGCACACGTTGTACGACACCACGCGCGAGGCCGAGCACGCGGCCTTCCTCGAGTGGCTGCTCGACACCCTGGAGGCGCGCGAGGTGGACGCGCTGCTGGTGGCCGGTGACATCTTCGACACCTCGAACCCCAGTGCCGAGGCCCAGGCGGCCTGGTACCGCTTCGTCGCCCAGGCGCGGCGGCGGCGGCCCGAGATGGACGTCGTCGTCATCGGCGGCAACCACGACTCGGCGGCGCGGCTGGACGCGCCTCATCCCCTGCTGACGGCGATGGGCGTGCGGGTGGTGGGCGGCCTGTCGCGGCCCGGCGAGCCGGTGGACCTGGAGCGGCTGGTGGTGCCGCTGCATGACGCGCGGGGCGCGGTGGGCGCGTGGGTGGCGGCGGTGCCCTACCTGCGGCCCGCGGACCTGCCCCTGTTTCCCGAGGAGGTGGGGGACCGGCTCATCGAGGGCGTGCGCGCCGTCTACACCGAGGTGCTGGACGCGGCGCGGGCGCGGCGGGCTCCGGGACAGGCGCTCGTGGCCATGGGCCACTGCTACATGGTGGGCACGGAGCTGTCCGAGCTGAGCGAGCGGCGGATCCTCGGCGGCAACCAGCACGCGCTGCCCGTGGACCTGTTCCCCGAGGACGTGGCGTACGCGGCGCTCGGGCACCTGCACAAGGCGCAGCGCGTGGGAGGCCGCGAGGGCGTGCGCTACAGCGGCTCGCCCCTGCCCCTGTCCCTGTCCGAGCGGAACTACGCCCACCAGGTGCTGCTCGTGGAAATGGAGGGCGAGCGCCTGGGGCGCGTGGAGTCGCTGCCCGTGCCGCGCACCGCGGAGATCCTCCGCGTGCCCGAGCGGGGCGAGTCGCCCCTGGACGCCGTGGTGAAGGCGCTCCAGGCGCTGCCTCCGGCCGATGCGGCGCTGCCGGACTGGCGGCGCCCGTACCTGGAGGTGGGCGTGGAGCTGTCCCGCCCCGAGCCGTCCCTGCGCCGTCAGGTGGAGGCCGCGCTGGAGGGCAAGCACGCGCGGTTGGTGAAGCTCACCCCGCGCTACACGGGCTCGGGCCACGCCCTGTCCGAGGCCGCGCCGGGCGCCTCGCTCAAGGATCGCACCCCCGAGGACGTCTTCCGCGCGCGGTATGCCCGCGACTACACCGAGCCGCTGTCCCCCCAACTGCTCGAGGCCTTCCACCTGCTGCTCACCCAGGTGCAGGAGGACGCGTCATGA